In Cenarchaeum symbiont of Oopsacas minuta, a single window of DNA contains:
- a CDS encoding pyridoxal-5'-phosphate-dependent protein, translated as MTYILDLPINIPIIGKDEIHAVVDVLESGILTSAAKFGGPAVRSLENIACKFTGSKYTIAVNSGTASLQCALHAFGIGLGDEVLLPSFTFVATANAVIATGATPVFVDILHKDFTIDLDDLRAKITTKSRAIIPVHLYGRIAHMDKICKIASENNLKVIEDAAQALGSKLDGRYAGTIADAGCFSMYPGKIITSGEGGLLVTDDEETRDAILKIRNHGMVKGYDTETFGLNLRMPEIAAAIGRVQFGRLLEFIQARTKNAKLLTDLLNDTQINTPMLRDGEESNWSLYTVTLDEREKALKALRDAKIGAAVYYPTPVHRLPFYTSKEQLPVTDWAAEHVLSLPIHPNVKVDDLERIANILSKF; from the coding sequence ATGACATACATATTGGATCTTCCAATAAACATACCCATCATAGGTAAAGACGAGATACACGCAGTAGTAGACGTTTTAGAATCAGGCATTCTAACTTCGGCTGCAAAATTTGGAGGTCCGGCAGTCCGTAGCCTAGAGAATATAGCATGTAAATTCACAGGATCAAAATATACAATAGCAGTCAATTCTGGTACGGCCTCACTACAGTGTGCACTGCACGCGTTTGGAATAGGGCTAGGTGATGAAGTACTTTTACCATCATTTACTTTTGTGGCCACGGCAAATGCAGTTATTGCAACTGGTGCTACGCCAGTCTTTGTAGACATATTGCATAAAGACTTTACCATAGATCTAGATGATCTTCGTGCAAAGATTACCACAAAGTCTAGGGCAATAATTCCTGTTCATCTGTATGGAAGAATTGCACATATGGACAAAATATGTAAGATTGCATCAGAGAATAATCTCAAAGTGATAGAAGATGCAGCGCAAGCACTTGGTTCCAAATTAGATGGCAGATATGCAGGAACAATTGCCGACGCTGGTTGTTTTAGCATGTATCCAGGTAAAATTATAACGTCAGGTGAAGGCGGACTTTTAGTTACAGATGATGAAGAGACGCGTGATGCGATTTTAAAGATACGCAATCATGGAATGGTCAAAGGGTATGATACAGAGACTTTTGGACTCAATCTAAGAATGCCAGAGATTGCAGCAGCAATAGGTAGAGTGCAGTTTGGTAGACTTTTAGAATTCATACAAGCACGTACCAAAAATGCCAAACTTTTGACAGATCTTCTAAATGATACACAGATAAACACTCCTATGTTACGCGATGGAGAAGAATCCAACTGGAGTCTTTATACTGTTACGTTGGATGAACGTGAAAAAGCACTAAAAGCCTTGAGAGATGCTAAAATTGGCGCTGCAGTTTACTATCCAACGCCGGTGCATCGTCTACCGTTTTACACATCTAAAGAGCAGTTACCAGTCACAGATTGGGCTGCAGAACATGTTTTGTCACTTCCCATACATCCTAACGTCAAGGTAGATGATCTTGAACGTATAGCAAATATTTTGTCAAAATTTTGA
- a CDS encoding putative membrane protein, translating into MVTDARILDLVSDLLNKGHGDLLILRRIKRAALQGEVISVNERKYVESLVEKFLNSREIIKTTSTNNPQPNSWSEKRVTLQTEMPKPIVKRHVPIRKILVVITAVVIIAAVYINADIFTQISDIEPIPELSLETDYADYNIGDIISVSGYADGDVKISVLDSEYNIVWFDEVSPDAVNRYSILIIANGDGWEKGVYTIMTSFGTESKTTNITIR; encoded by the coding sequence ATGGTTACAGATGCTCGCATATTAGATCTTGTTTCAGATCTGTTAAACAAAGGTCACGGCGATCTGCTTATTTTGAGAAGAATAAAAAGGGCTGCCTTACAGGGCGAAGTCATATCTGTAAATGAGCGAAAGTACGTAGAGTCTCTTGTAGAAAAATTTTTAAATTCTAGAGAAATAATAAAGACCACATCTACCAACAACCCTCAACCAAATAGCTGGTCAGAAAAACGTGTCACGTTACAAACAGAGATGCCAAAACCTATTGTAAAACGACATGTACCAATAAGAAAAATTTTGGTGGTAATTACAGCCGTTGTAATCATAGCTGCAGTTTATATCAATGCGGATATATTTACCCAAATATCGGATATAGAGCCAATACCTGAACTATCGCTAGAGACAGATTACGCAGATTATAACATTGGAGATATTATATCAGTATCTGGATATGCTGATGGCGATGTAAAGATATCTGTGTTAGATTCTGAATACAATATAGTATGGTTTGACGAGGTTTCTCCAGACGCTGTAAATCGTTATTCTATTCTAATCATAGCAAATGGAGATGGATGGGAGAAAGGAGTTTATACAATAATGACATCTTTTGGAACAGAATCTAAAACCACAAATATAACAATAAGATGA